One Janthinobacterium sp. TB1-E2 genomic region harbors:
- the paaB gene encoding 1,2-phenylacetyl-CoA epoxidase subunit PaaB, with translation MSKEWPLWEVFIRSQHGLAHKHVGSLHASDATMAVNHARDVYTRRNEGVSIWVVRAADIVASSPGDKGALFEPSNSKVYRHPTFFPMPEEVKNL, from the coding sequence ATGAGCAAAGAATGGCCATTGTGGGAAGTTTTCATCCGCAGCCAGCACGGCCTGGCGCACAAGCATGTGGGCAGCCTGCACGCTTCCGACGCCACCATGGCGGTCAACCATGCGCGCGACGTCTACACGCGCCGCAATGAAGGCGTGAGCATCTGGGTGGTGCGTGCGGCCGATATCGTCGCCAGCAGCCCCGGCGACAAGGGCGCCCTGTTCGAGCCGTCGAACAGCAAGGTGTACCGCCATCCCACCTTCTTCCCGATGCCGGAAGAAGTCAAGAACCTGTGA
- the paaC gene encoding 1,2-phenylacetyl-CoA epoxidase subunit PaaC, whose protein sequence is MGAPAMDDKVNYLLRLGDNALILSQQLSQLCGKGPALEEDMALTNVALDLLGQTRLWFSYAAELENAGRDEDDIAFLRDAHDFKNCLLAEQPNGNYADTMMRQFFFDSWHYFQLLELTKSADARIVEVAQKSIKEVTYHLRRSGDLIVRLGDGTADSHAKTQAAADKLWMYTGEMFTYDAVDQAMVAAGIAPPSDVLRRAFLEHVAEIFAEATLTMPAPDAWMQKGGKQGTHTEHLGFILAEMQFLQRAYPGAEW, encoded by the coding sequence ATGGGAGCGCCTGCAATGGATGACAAGGTCAACTACCTCTTGCGCCTGGGCGACAACGCCCTGATCCTCAGCCAGCAGCTGTCGCAGCTGTGCGGCAAGGGGCCGGCGCTGGAAGAAGACATGGCGCTGACCAATGTGGCGCTGGACTTGCTGGGCCAGACGCGCTTGTGGTTCAGCTATGCGGCCGAACTGGAAAACGCGGGCCGCGACGAGGACGACATCGCCTTTTTGCGCGACGCCCACGACTTCAAGAACTGCCTGCTGGCCGAACAGCCGAACGGCAATTACGCCGACACCATGATGCGCCAGTTCTTCTTCGACAGCTGGCACTACTTCCAGCTGCTGGAACTGACGAAATCGGCGGACGCGCGCATCGTCGAAGTGGCGCAAAAGTCGATCAAGGAAGTCACGTATCACTTGCGCCGCAGCGGCGACCTGATCGTGCGCCTCGGCGACGGTACGGCCGACAGCCACGCGAAAACGCAGGCCGCCGCCGACAAGCTGTGGATGTACACGGGCGAGATGTTCACGTACGACGCCGTCGACCAGGCCATGGTTGCCGCCGGCATCGCGCCGCCATCGGACGTGCTGCGCCGCGCTTTCCTCGAACACGTGGCCGAGATCTTCGCCGAAGCCACCTTGACCATGCCGGCGCCCGACGCCTGGATGCAAAAAGGCGGCAAGCAGGGCACGCACACGGAACACCTGGGTTTTATTCTGGCCGAGATGCAGTTCCTGCAGCGCGCCTATCCCGGGGCGGAGTGGTAA